A portion of the Stella humosa genome contains these proteins:
- a CDS encoding NAD(P)/FAD-dependent oxidoreductase, translating to MTEPQYVDSFYARTRADDRRWPALIGDAEADTCIVGGGLAGLNLALELAERGRRVVLLEAQRVGWGASGRNGGFVGAGYSLGAKRLIERVGPADARRLYGLTLEAVQTIHRRIARFGIECGPVVPGILKAGLAEEGPGLERDIDFMAERFGVTTLEHWSAERLRAALATDRYSDAVLLKGSVHLHSLNYARGIAAAAAAAGAVIHEASPATGHSLDGAVKEVRTAAGRVRAREVVFACGGYVGMLHTRLSMATVPVATYVMLTEPLGDRLASVIGVPHGVSDTRFCNDYYRPLADTRILWGGRVSTFHPPAERIAAALHRDMLAVYPQLADVKVEVAWGGTMGYPKHKMPLIGSLSPGVWYCMGFGGHGMSATTAGAAVVARAIADGGDEYRLFQPFGLAFTGGPFARPAAQTIYWGHKLRDGWRARQRPKAA from the coding sequence ATGACCGAGCCCCAATATGTCGACAGCTTCTATGCCCGGACCCGCGCCGACGACCGGCGCTGGCCTGCGCTTATCGGCGATGCCGAGGCCGACACCTGCATCGTCGGCGGCGGCCTGGCCGGCCTCAACCTGGCGCTGGAACTGGCCGAGCGCGGCCGCCGCGTCGTGCTGCTGGAAGCCCAGCGCGTCGGCTGGGGCGCGTCTGGCCGCAACGGCGGCTTCGTCGGCGCCGGCTATTCGCTGGGCGCCAAGCGCCTGATCGAGCGCGTCGGGCCGGCCGATGCCCGCCGGCTCTACGGCCTGACGCTGGAGGCGGTGCAGACGATCCACCGGCGCATTGCCCGTTTCGGGATCGAATGCGGCCCGGTCGTGCCCGGCATCCTGAAGGCGGGTCTGGCCGAGGAGGGGCCGGGGCTGGAGCGCGACATCGACTTCATGGCCGAGCGCTTCGGCGTCACCACGCTGGAGCACTGGTCGGCCGAACGGCTGCGCGCGGCGTTGGCGACGGACCGCTACAGCGACGCCGTCCTGCTGAAGGGCTCGGTCCATCTCCACTCGCTGAACTATGCCCGCGGCATCGCCGCCGCCGCCGCTGCCGCCGGGGCCGTGATCCACGAGGCCTCGCCCGCCACCGGCCACAGCCTGGACGGCGCGGTGAAGGAGGTACGGACGGCGGCCGGCCGGGTGCGGGCGCGCGAGGTGGTGTTCGCCTGCGGCGGCTATGTCGGCATGCTGCACACGCGCCTGTCGATGGCGACCGTGCCGGTCGCGACCTACGTCATGCTGACGGAGCCGCTGGGCGACCGCCTGGCGTCCGTCATCGGCGTGCCGCACGGCGTCTCGGACACGCGCTTCTGCAACGACTATTACCGGCCGCTGGCCGACACCCGCATCCTCTGGGGCGGCCGGGTCAGCACCTTCCACCCCCCGGCCGAACGGATCGCGGCGGCCCTGCATCGCGACATGCTGGCGGTCTATCCGCAACTGGCCGACGTGAAGGTGGAGGTCGCCTGGGGTGGCACCATGGGCTACCCCAAGCACAAGATGCCGCTGATCGGCAGCCTGTCGCCCGGCGTCTGGTACTGCATGGGGTTCGGCGGGCACGGCATGTCGGCGACGACGGCCGGGGCCGCGGTCGTCGCCCGGGCGATCGCCGACGGCGGCGACGAGTACCGGCTGTTCCAGCCCTTCGGCCTGGCCTTCACCGGCGGCCCGTTCGCCCGGCCCGCCGCCCAGACCATCTATTGGGGCCACAAGCTGCGCGACGGCTGGCGCGCCCGCCAGCGGCCCAAGGCAGCGTAG
- a CDS encoding alpha-2-macroglobulin family protein, with amino-acid sequence MVGTKRLFAILALLTLSVSLGFATPAAAQAVSAPAPAPVAALPPVVESPDLVQAADRYVKVLQARTGAGKPDNAAALAARQRGDEHAKAKRWAQAVAEYETAIVRGLDDHRTWVELARALEQTRNDRASAAAHVALGKARTPVDRANALYIVARQFDRATRQRDALAVFDAAIALAPVEAAVKRRDELKRIVAFRVVGVNVAAESEQPRICVRFNYELTKAKGFAFNDYVRTEPAIRGDVSGRGNNLCVDGVAHGQVYVLTVRQGLPAETGDRLEESQQVRAIVRDREPSVAFRGPAYVLPQEGSRGVPLTAVNSARVRLQLLRINDRALVEQVARDGFSNSLSQSEVDEIAEQTGSRVWSGEMDLPAAERNRPRNALVPIGEIVRERKPGLYLMVADPVEAQRGDYVEKAAQWVLVSDIGITSLTGEDGLTVVARHLGSALPAAGVETRLFARNNSELGRVATDDQGIARFPAPALRGRGGDSPAVVMLYGRDGDFNFLSLVRPAFDLSDRGVSGRPVPGPLDAFLYGDRGVYRPGETAHLMALLRNDRGIAETGLPLTFRVARPDGVEVVKTTLQSTATGGYYLAVPIADRARTGKWSVQVFVDPKGKAVGQMEFSVEDIAPPTIEVAIEAAGDQAKPGVPLPVTMTGNFFYGAPAVGAGAEAEVVVTAAADPYPMHKGFRFGPVEGEVEPQRIEIEAAAADAQGKTRFEVKLETLPETTRPLDLVIRGSMFEPGGRPVTRRLTLPIAARTFDIGIRARAGETAVAEGQPAAFDIIAVDRQGRPVAAPGLKFELVSEQWNWQWYNQYGDWKYRAVIQDRRQETGTLAVAATMPATFERNLGAGRWRLDVMDEKTGAQTSLRFRVGWWVGAESPEVPDRLEVTLDKPRYRPGDTARLFLKGPFAGEAIVSVVSNRVHQVRAVHLPGVGNTIDLPVDESWGAGVYVLATGLRPAGAADAMGPGRAVGVAWMPIERSESALTVQIEAPEVVRPRGPATVQLRVGGTREAKAHVTLAAVDEGVLRLTDFATPAPDRHFFGRRRLGVDMRDLYGRLLDGRTGEVGRLRSGGDDSAERNLGGLPKKNIRITALFSGIVDLDAEGKATVALDVPDFQGRLRLMAVAWSATAVGAGEGAMTVRDPVASLVATPRFLAPGDAAQVTVSLDNVDGEAGEYVLRLAGEGAVGIEAPAEIKVALAPGKRFEQSYPLSGTRIGDGRVLMALSGPQGFAVERAWDLSVRPSQPYEARRIVGRIEPGQSLALGVDLVADLLPGTAEVFLNLSPRPSWDVAGLIRELDRYPYGCVEQTTSVAMPLLYLADVAREWQLPGKRVDAKERIDTALRRLADMQQSDGAFGLWGAFSEADPWLTAYVVDFFARARDQGHLVPDPALKNAVDYLAAVVRRSPSGPADLATHAYAYYALARARAGDLGGVRYFHDVQLQRLPTALAMAQVGAALALYGDGPRAAAAFAAATAAPSPVALVSNQNYGSELRDRAGVLALAAEAGVPIQRAAAFAEDIAQRFSRRRYTSTQEKSWLLLAAHALARSGGPMTVAVDDGPARVSNRTLSLRPRIEAAADRMTVANRGEDPVWRSISVSGVPRDPRPAENHGFVLERKFHLADGKPADLAKVRQNDLIVVVVTGEWAETEAEGADALLVDLIPAGFELENARLAGGRGAKDFAWLPELTEASHTELRDDRFVAGLKLTKGDAAFTQAYLMRAVTPGRYVVPGSYIEDMYRPERLARTAAGTAVIARR; translated from the coding sequence ATGGTCGGTACGAAGCGCCTTTTCGCCATCCTCGCGCTACTGACGCTGTCCGTTTCGCTGGGCTTCGCCACTCCGGCCGCAGCACAGGCGGTTTCGGCGCCAGCACCGGCCCCGGTCGCGGCCCTGCCGCCCGTCGTCGAGTCGCCAGATCTGGTGCAGGCGGCCGACCGCTACGTGAAGGTGCTGCAGGCCCGCACCGGCGCCGGCAAGCCCGACAATGCTGCCGCCCTGGCCGCCCGCCAGCGCGGCGACGAGCATGCCAAGGCCAAGCGCTGGGCCCAGGCGGTGGCCGAGTACGAGACCGCAATCGTCCGCGGCCTCGACGACCATCGCACCTGGGTCGAACTGGCGCGCGCGCTGGAGCAGACGCGCAACGACCGCGCCTCGGCCGCCGCCCATGTCGCGCTGGGCAAGGCGCGCACCCCGGTCGACCGCGCCAACGCACTCTATATCGTCGCCCGCCAGTTCGACCGGGCCACGCGCCAGCGCGACGCGCTGGCCGTCTTCGACGCCGCCATTGCGCTGGCCCCCGTCGAGGCGGCGGTAAAGCGGCGCGACGAGTTGAAGCGGATCGTCGCCTTCCGTGTCGTCGGCGTGAACGTCGCGGCCGAGAGCGAGCAGCCGCGGATCTGCGTGCGCTTCAACTACGAGCTGACCAAGGCCAAGGGCTTCGCCTTCAATGACTATGTGCGGACCGAGCCCGCGATCCGCGGCGACGTGTCCGGCCGCGGCAACAATCTGTGCGTCGACGGCGTCGCCCATGGGCAGGTCTATGTGCTGACCGTCCGCCAGGGCCTGCCGGCCGAGACCGGCGACCGGCTGGAGGAGAGCCAGCAGGTGCGCGCGATCGTGCGCGACCGCGAGCCGTCGGTCGCCTTCCGCGGGCCGGCCTATGTCCTGCCCCAGGAAGGCAGCCGCGGCGTGCCGCTGACGGCGGTCAACTCGGCCCGCGTCCGCCTCCAGCTCCTGCGCATCAACGACCGCGCGCTGGTCGAGCAGGTGGCGCGCGACGGCTTCTCCAATTCGCTGAGCCAGTCGGAGGTTGACGAGATCGCCGAGCAGACCGGCAGCCGCGTCTGGTCGGGCGAGATGGACCTGCCGGCGGCCGAGCGCAACCGGCCGCGCAACGCCCTGGTGCCGATCGGCGAGATCGTGCGCGAGCGCAAGCCCGGCCTCTACCTGATGGTGGCCGACCCGGTCGAGGCGCAGCGCGGCGACTATGTCGAGAAGGCCGCCCAGTGGGTGCTCGTCTCCGACATCGGCATCACCAGCCTGACGGGCGAGGACGGGCTGACGGTGGTGGCCCGCCATCTGGGCTCGGCCCTGCCGGCGGCGGGCGTTGAGACGCGCCTCTTCGCGCGCAACAATTCCGAGCTGGGCCGCGTGGCGACCGACGACCAGGGCATCGCGCGCTTCCCCGCCCCCGCATTGCGCGGTCGTGGTGGCGACAGCCCGGCCGTGGTCATGCTCTATGGCAGGGACGGGGACTTCAATTTCCTCAGCCTCGTCCGCCCGGCTTTCGACCTGTCGGACCGCGGCGTGTCGGGCCGGCCGGTGCCGGGCCCGCTCGATGCCTTTCTCTATGGCGACCGCGGCGTCTATCGCCCGGGCGAGACCGCGCACCTGATGGCGCTTCTGCGCAACGATCGCGGCATTGCCGAGACCGGGCTGCCGCTCACCTTCCGGGTGGCGCGGCCGGACGGCGTCGAGGTGGTGAAGACGACGCTGCAGTCGACCGCCACCGGCGGCTACTACTTGGCCGTGCCGATCGCCGATCGCGCGCGCACCGGCAAGTGGTCGGTACAGGTCTTCGTCGACCCCAAGGGCAAGGCGGTCGGCCAGATGGAGTTCTCGGTCGAGGACATCGCCCCGCCCACCATCGAGGTCGCGATCGAGGCGGCCGGCGACCAGGCCAAGCCGGGCGTGCCCCTGCCGGTGACCATGACCGGCAACTTCTTCTACGGGGCGCCCGCCGTGGGTGCCGGCGCGGAGGCCGAGGTGGTCGTGACGGCCGCGGCCGACCCCTATCCGATGCACAAGGGCTTCCGCTTCGGCCCCGTCGAGGGCGAGGTCGAGCCGCAGCGGATCGAGATCGAGGCCGCCGCCGCCGACGCCCAGGGCAAGACCCGCTTCGAGGTGAAGCTGGAGACCCTGCCCGAGACGACCCGGCCCCTCGACCTCGTCATCCGTGGCTCGATGTTCGAGCCGGGTGGCCGCCCGGTCACCCGCCGGCTGACCCTGCCGATCGCCGCGCGGACCTTCGACATCGGCATCCGCGCGCGCGCCGGCGAAACGGCCGTGGCCGAGGGCCAGCCGGCCGCCTTCGACATCATCGCCGTCGACCGCCAGGGCCGGCCGGTCGCCGCCCCCGGCCTGAAGTTCGAGCTCGTGAGCGAGCAGTGGAACTGGCAGTGGTACAACCAGTATGGCGACTGGAAGTATCGCGCCGTCATCCAGGACCGCCGGCAGGAGACCGGCACGCTGGCCGTCGCCGCGACCATGCCCGCCACCTTCGAGCGCAACCTCGGGGCCGGCCGCTGGCGCCTGGACGTCATGGACGAGAAGACGGGCGCCCAGACCAGCCTGCGCTTCCGCGTCGGCTGGTGGGTCGGCGCCGAATCGCCCGAGGTGCCCGACCGGCTGGAAGTGACGCTCGACAAGCCGCGCTACCGGCCGGGCGACACGGCGCGGCTCTTCCTGAAGGGGCCCTTCGCGGGCGAGGCGATCGTGTCGGTCGTCTCCAACCGCGTCCATCAGGTCCGCGCCGTGCACCTGCCGGGCGTCGGCAACACGATCGACCTGCCGGTCGACGAATCCTGGGGGGCCGGCGTCTATGTCCTGGCGACGGGCCTGCGCCCGGCCGGGGCGGCCGACGCCATGGGGCCGGGCCGGGCCGTCGGTGTCGCCTGGATGCCGATCGAGCGCAGCGAGAGCGCGCTCACCGTGCAGATCGAGGCGCCCGAAGTCGTGCGCCCGCGCGGGCCGGCCACGGTGCAATTGCGGGTCGGCGGCACGCGCGAGGCCAAGGCGCACGTGACCCTGGCCGCCGTCGACGAGGGCGTGCTGCGCCTGACCGACTTCGCCACCCCGGCGCCCGACCGCCACTTCTTCGGCCGGCGGCGCCTGGGCGTCGATATGCGCGACCTCTATGGCCGCCTGCTCGACGGTCGGACGGGCGAGGTCGGCCGCCTGCGCTCGGGCGGCGACGACAGCGCCGAGCGCAACCTGGGCGGCTTGCCCAAGAAGAACATCCGCATCACCGCCCTCTTCTCGGGCATCGTCGACCTCGATGCCGAGGGCAAGGCCACCGTCGCGCTGGACGTGCCCGATTTCCAGGGCCGGCTGCGCCTGATGGCGGTCGCCTGGAGTGCGACCGCGGTGGGCGCCGGCGAAGGGGCGATGACGGTGCGCGACCCGGTCGCCAGCCTGGTCGCGACCCCGCGATTCCTCGCCCCCGGCGACGCGGCCCAGGTCACCGTCTCGCTCGACAATGTCGATGGCGAGGCGGGCGAGTACGTCCTGCGCCTGGCGGGCGAGGGGGCGGTCGGCATCGAGGCGCCGGCCGAGATCAAGGTGGCGCTGGCTCCCGGCAAGCGGTTCGAGCAGAGCTATCCGCTATCCGGCACCCGTATCGGCGACGGGCGGGTGCTGATGGCGCTGTCGGGGCCGCAGGGCTTCGCGGTCGAGCGCGCCTGGGACCTGTCGGTGCGGCCGTCGCAACCCTACGAGGCCCGGCGCATCGTCGGCCGGATCGAGCCTGGCCAGAGCCTGGCGCTGGGCGTCGACTTGGTGGCCGACCTGCTGCCCGGCACGGCCGAGGTCTTCCTCAACCTCAGCCCGCGGCCGAGCTGGGACGTGGCCGGCCTGATCCGCGAACTCGACCGCTACCCCTATGGCTGCGTCGAGCAGACGACCAGCGTCGCCATGCCGCTGCTCTACCTGGCCGACGTCGCCCGCGAGTGGCAGCTGCCCGGCAAGCGGGTCGATGCCAAGGAACGGATCGACACCGCGCTGCGCCGGCTGGCCGACATGCAGCAGTCGGACGGCGCCTTCGGCCTGTGGGGCGCCTTCAGCGAGGCCGATCCGTGGCTGACCGCCTATGTCGTCGACTTCTTCGCCCGCGCCCGCGACCAGGGCCACCTGGTGCCGGACCCGGCGCTGAAGAACGCGGTCGACTACCTGGCGGCTGTCGTCCGCCGGTCGCCGTCCGGGCCGGCCGACCTGGCGACCCACGCCTATGCCTATTATGCCCTGGCCCGCGCGCGGGCCGGCGACCTGGGCGGCGTGCGCTACTTCCACGACGTCCAGCTCCAGCGGCTGCCGACAGCACTTGCCATGGCCCAGGTCGGGGCCGCACTCGCCCTCTATGGCGACGGGCCGCGGGCGGCGGCTGCCTTTGCGGCCGCTACCGCGGCCCCCTCGCCGGTGGCGCTCGTCAGCAACCAGAACTATGGCAGCGAGCTGCGCGACCGGGCCGGCGTCCTGGCGCTTGCCGCAGAAGCGGGCGTGCCGATCCAGCGGGCGGCGGCCTTTGCCGAGGACATCGCCCAGCGCTTCTCGCGCCGGCGCTACACCTCGACGCAGGAGAAGTCGTGGCTGCTGTTGGCGGCCCATGCGCTGGCCCGCTCGGGCGGGCCGATGACGGTGGCCGTCGATGACGGGCCGGCGCGCGTCAGCAACCGGACGCTGAGCCTGCGGCCGCGGATCGAGGCGGCGGCCGACCGCATGACGGTCGCCAACCGCGGCGAGGACCCGGTGTGGCGCTCGATCTCGGTCAGCGGCGTGCCGCGCGACCCACGCCCGGCCGAGAATCACGGCTTCGTCCTGGAGCGCAAGTTCCACCTGGCCGACGGCAAGCCGGCCGACCTGGCGAAGGTGCGGCAGAACGACCTGATCGTCGTCGTCGTCACCGGCGAATGGGCCGAGACCGAGGCGGAAGGGGCCGACGCCCTGCTGGTCGACCTGATCCCGGCCGGCTTCGAGCTGGAGAATGCGCGCCTGGCCGGCGGGCGCGGGGCCAAGGACTTCGCCTGGTTGCCCGAACTGACCGAGGCCAGCCACACCGAGCTGCGCGACGATCGCTTCGTCGCCGGCTTGAAGCTGACCAAGGGCGATGCCGCCTTCACCCAGGCCTACCTGATGCGGGCGGTGACACCCGGCCGCTACGTCGTCCCCGGCAGCTATATCGAGGACATGTACCGGCCGGAACGGCTGGCGCGGACGGCGGCCGGCACGGCGGTGATCGCCCGCCGCTAG
- a CDS encoding L,D-transpeptidase family protein, with amino-acid sequence MIHRTCHDAGTRFPPKSPSQALRMLGALALAAVLAGPVFTHAASAAQPTVPPPSVRERPAMPSWLADFVGEQSTALSAWPGRQVGQLREFYAAADFEPRWTGEGGLTDRGRALMATLAQSEEHGLSPDALGVPALQAMVERADPAARPQLELALTGALMRYAGWLLGVEREDGAPRHPVFVLAQDQLDPRELARLIDTGDMRQLVATLSPAHSQYQRLLAARRVYKERVAQQAASPKIPAGATIRAGYNDPRVPAIRARMAAMGHDVATTGDANHYDPKLRQAVMQFQAANRLQPDGSVGRAVLAAMNAGPADRLVQIDATLERWRRMPRDLGARHVLVNVPAYTMSVMEGDRASMQMKVVVGTRARQTPTFSSRLATVEINPTWSVPARLAAEDILPAIRRNPNYLEEHNIRVLAVVDGRVRQINSAEIDWEQHGGRNMPFRFRQDPGAGNSLGKVKMMLPNDEAIYLHDTPKRSLFQRTARAYSSGCIRLEKPDLFANLLLTEGAGWSQDQIDGAFAQRGTRAVPLRDSMNVHIAYLTAWVEDDGKLTFHDDIYSQDDRVVQMIQARRALPAPPSPERMRTASARD; translated from the coding sequence ATGATCCATCGAACCTGCCACGATGCGGGGACCCGCTTCCCCCCGAAATCGCCGAGCCAAGCCCTGCGCATGCTGGGGGCGCTGGCCCTGGCCGCCGTCCTCGCCGGCCCCGTATTCACCCATGCGGCGTCGGCGGCCCAGCCGACCGTGCCGCCGCCTTCCGTGCGCGAGCGGCCGGCGATGCCGAGCTGGCTGGCGGATTTCGTGGGCGAGCAGTCTACCGCCCTGTCGGCCTGGCCCGGCCGCCAGGTGGGCCAGCTGCGGGAATTCTACGCCGCGGCCGACTTCGAGCCGCGCTGGACGGGCGAGGGCGGGCTGACCGATCGCGGCCGCGCATTGATGGCGACCCTGGCCCAATCCGAAGAGCATGGGCTGTCGCCCGACGCGCTGGGCGTCCCGGCCCTCCAGGCGATGGTGGAGCGGGCCGATCCCGCCGCCCGGCCGCAGCTCGAGCTGGCCCTGACCGGCGCGCTGATGCGCTATGCCGGCTGGCTGCTGGGCGTCGAGCGCGAGGACGGCGCGCCGCGCCATCCCGTGTTTGTGCTGGCCCAGGACCAGCTCGACCCGCGCGAGCTGGCGCGCCTGATCGACACGGGCGACATGCGCCAGCTCGTGGCGACGCTGTCGCCCGCCCACAGCCAGTACCAGCGCCTGCTGGCCGCGCGCCGCGTCTACAAGGAGCGGGTCGCCCAGCAGGCCGCCAGCCCGAAGATCCCGGCCGGTGCCACGATCCGCGCCGGCTACAACGACCCGCGGGTGCCCGCGATCCGCGCCCGCATGGCCGCCATGGGCCACGACGTCGCCACCACCGGCGATGCCAACCACTACGACCCGAAGCTGCGCCAGGCCGTGATGCAGTTCCAGGCCGCCAACCGGCTGCAGCCCGACGGCAGCGTCGGCCGCGCCGTCCTGGCTGCCATGAATGCCGGGCCGGCCGACCGGCTGGTGCAGATCGACGCGACGCTGGAGCGGTGGCGTCGGATGCCGCGCGACCTCGGCGCCCGCCATGTCCTGGTGAACGTCCCCGCCTACACCATGTCGGTGATGGAAGGGGACCGCGCGTCGATGCAGATGAAGGTCGTGGTCGGCACCCGCGCCCGCCAGACCCCGACCTTCTCGTCGCGCCTGGCGACGGTCGAGATCAACCCGACCTGGTCGGTGCCCGCGCGCCTGGCGGCCGAGGACATCCTGCCGGCGATCCGTCGCAACCCGAACTACCTGGAGGAGCACAATATCCGCGTGCTCGCCGTGGTCGACGGGCGCGTGCGCCAGATCAATTCGGCCGAGATCGACTGGGAGCAGCATGGCGGCCGCAACATGCCGTTCCGCTTCCGCCAGGACCCGGGTGCGGGCAACTCGCTCGGCAAGGTCAAGATGATGCTGCCGAACGACGAGGCCATCTATCTGCACGACACGCCCAAGCGCAGCCTGTTCCAGCGCACGGCACGGGCCTACAGCTCTGGCTGCATCCGGCTGGAGAAGCCCGACCTGTTCGCCAACCTGCTGCTGACCGAGGGGGCCGGCTGGTCGCAGGACCAGATCGACGGCGCCTTCGCCCAGCGCGGCACGCGCGCCGTGCCGCTGCGCGACAGCATGAACGTGCACATCGCCTACCTGACCGCGTGGGTGGAGGATGACGGGAAGCTCACTTTCCACGACGATATCTACAGCCAGGACGACCGCGTGGTGCAGATGATCCAGGCCCGCCGCGCCCTGCCGGCGCCGCCCTCGCCGGAGCGGATGCGGACGGCCTCGGCCCGCGACTGA
- the pbpC gene encoding penicillin-binding protein 1C gives MGRRWRRLAGAAVALAAGLAGLVAADRLLPPPLDRERQVSRMVLARDGEMLRAFTTPDGSWRLPAMPTDVDPLFLEMLLAYEDQRFRGHPGVDPLAVVRAAWQWVAAGEVVSGASTLTMQAARLLEPRPRTLRAKAAEALRALQLERRLDKDGILGLYLTLAPYGGNVEGVRAAARIYLGKEPTALRPAEAALLVALPQSPTRLRPDRFPEAARAARDKVLARMVERGVLDAAAAAEALEEPVPDRRFAMPFAAPHLAVALAGEAAAPRVIDTTIDLRLQREVEALAVREAARFDASQSMAAIVVDNRTRAVVAHVGSPDLFAPARDGAVDMTRRVRSPGSTLKPFIYALAFDELKLTPETLIDDRPTNFGGYAPSNFDHGFRGRVSAREALQLSLNVPAVAVLDRLGAERFAGRLAGLGVRLRTRDPHAVPSLPLALGGVGVTLTELAGLYAALAGDGSYVPPYVRPGERLPPVPFVGAQAAWSVTRILEEAPPPPGVAPAAIGQGRLVAIKTGTSYGYRDAWAFGWDAGYTVGVWTGRPDGTPLPGRWGLATAAPVLMKIFDLLPPPPMAPPRAVASATADNPASAVAGIRSIGSGRVGPAGPAPPVISFPPDGAVLPWRVGNGVPLVVEGGRPPLRWLVDGRPLAARDIGPRRPAEWLPDGRGFARLTVLDADGRGATATVRVE, from the coding sequence ATGGGCCGGCGGTGGCGCCGGCTGGCCGGCGCCGCGGTGGCGCTGGCCGCAGGCCTGGCGGGGCTGGTGGCGGCCGACCGGTTGCTGCCGCCGCCGCTCGACCGCGAGCGCCAGGTATCCCGCATGGTGCTGGCGCGCGACGGCGAGATGCTGCGCGCCTTCACCACGCCGGATGGTAGCTGGCGGCTGCCGGCGATGCCGACCGACGTCGATCCGCTCTTCCTCGAGATGCTGCTGGCCTATGAGGACCAGCGCTTCCGCGGCCATCCCGGCGTCGACCCGCTGGCGGTGGTCCGTGCCGCCTGGCAGTGGGTGGCGGCGGGCGAGGTGGTGTCCGGCGCCTCCACCCTGACGATGCAGGCGGCCCGCCTGCTGGAGCCGCGGCCGCGCACGCTGCGGGCCAAGGCGGCCGAGGCCCTGCGCGCGCTGCAACTGGAGCGTCGGCTCGACAAGGACGGCATCCTTGGTCTCTACCTGACGCTGGCGCCCTATGGCGGCAATGTCGAAGGGGTGCGGGCGGCCGCCCGCATCTATCTCGGCAAGGAGCCGACGGCGCTTCGCCCGGCCGAGGCGGCATTGCTGGTGGCCCTGCCGCAATCGCCGACGCGGCTCCGCCCCGACCGCTTCCCGGAGGCCGCGCGCGCCGCCCGCGACAAGGTGCTGGCGCGCATGGTGGAGCGCGGCGTGCTCGATGCGGCGGCCGCTGCCGAGGCGCTGGAGGAGCCGGTGCCCGACCGCCGCTTCGCCATGCCGTTTGCCGCCCCGCACCTGGCGGTGGCACTGGCCGGCGAGGCGGCGGCACCGCGCGTCATCGACACCACGATCGACCTCCGATTGCAGCGGGAGGTCGAGGCGCTGGCGGTGCGCGAGGCGGCCCGGTTCGATGCCAGCCAGTCGATGGCGGCCATCGTCGTCGACAACCGCACCCGCGCGGTGGTCGCCCATGTCGGCTCGCCCGACCTCTTCGCGCCCGCCCGCGACGGCGCGGTCGACATGACCCGGCGCGTGCGCTCGCCCGGCTCCACCCTGAAGCCCTTCATCTATGCCCTGGCGTTCGACGAGCTGAAGCTGACGCCGGAGACGCTGATCGACGACCGGCCGACCAATTTCGGCGGCTATGCGCCCAGCAACTTCGACCATGGCTTCCGCGGCCGGGTGAGCGCGCGCGAGGCGCTCCAGCTTTCGCTGAACGTGCCGGCCGTGGCCGTGCTCGACCGGCTGGGGGCGGAACGCTTCGCCGGCCGGCTGGCCGGGCTGGGCGTGCGGCTGCGCACGCGCGACCCCCACGCGGTGCCGTCGCTGCCCCTGGCGCTGGGTGGGGTCGGCGTAACGCTGACCGAACTGGCCGGGCTCTATGCCGCGCTGGCCGGGGACGGCAGCTACGTGCCGCCCTATGTCCGCCCGGGCGAGCGGTTGCCGCCGGTGCCTTTCGTCGGCGCCCAGGCCGCCTGGTCCGTGACCCGCATCCTGGAGGAGGCGCCGCCGCCGCCCGGCGTGGCGCCGGCGGCGATCGGCCAGGGCCGGCTGGTGGCGATCAAGACCGGCACATCCTACGGCTATCGCGATGCCTGGGCCTTCGGCTGGGATGCCGGCTACACGGTCGGTGTGTGGACCGGCCGGCCCGACGGCACCCCGCTGCCCGGCCGCTGGGGGCTGGCGACCGCGGCCCCGGTGCTGATGAAGATATTCGACCTGTTGCCGCCGCCGCCGATGGCGCCGCCTCGCGCGGTGGCCAGCGCCACCGCCGACAACCCGGCGTCGGCGGTGGCGGGCATCCGCAGCATCGGATCGGGCCGGGTAGGACCGGCCGGCCCCGCGCCGCCGGTGATCTCGTTCCCGCCCGATGGCGCGGTGCTGCCCTGGCGGGTCGGCAACGGCGTGCCGCTGGTGGTGGAAGGCGGGCGCCCCCCCTTGCGCTGGCTGGTCGACGGCCGCCCGCTGGCGGCCCGCGACATCGGCCCGCGGCGCCCGGCCGAATGGCTGCCGGACGGCCGCGGCTTCGCGCGGCTGACCGTGCTCGACGCGGACGGTCGCGGCGCGACCGCCACGGTGCGCGTCGAATAG